The following coding sequences lie in one Paenibacillus durus ATCC 35681 genomic window:
- a CDS encoding beta-glucosidase family protein, with translation MNSLAEKWLGQLTLDEKISLVAGKDLWGTSAVERLGIPSLCMTDGPHGVRKEQDGTLLGLSKPATCFPTSSGLASSWNVELMEQIGVSLGKECRQLGVQILLGPGINMKRSPLCGRNFEYYSEDPFLAGEMAAAFIRGVQSRNIGTSLKHFACYNTEFERMTISSEVDERTMREIYLAAFERVVKKAAPWSIMSSYNKVNGTYASENRLLLTDILRGEWNFSGFVMSDWLAVNDRVKALQAGLDLEMPGPALSNAKQLKEALHSGELTEETLDGAVLNVLSAVEKSLRGTGPAPDNLDWSLEQAHRLARTAAEESMVLLKNDNRLLPLEPSGLPSIAIIGRNAKFPLIQGGGSSSINPSFLEIPFDEIVKILDPGTQIIYADGYDEDGADNQGLISEAVRAALQAEVVLLFAGSTELEGNDRENMDLPAGHSALLQAVASVHKSCVVVLNNGSAVDMRGWISDASAVLEVWLPGQAGGSALARLLFGEANPSGKLAETFPVKLSDNPSYLNFPGDNGKTVYGEGLFIGYRYYDRKEIEPLFPFGYGLSYTSFDYTDLEVVRKPEEGCFAVSVKVTNTGSRCGKEIVQLYVSDPDCELVRPDRELKGFAKVELSPGETQTVTLQLEKRDFSYYHPAAGGWTADSGDFVLSIGASSRDIRLSTRVHIEFIHIEFTGKTEITLDANSLLKQWLKTERGLQAVRYLAEHVAEDENLKETILAGKLRGFFLEMPLWRFIKLLSKDGTAERWSDRMMEELFGL, from the coding sequence ATGAATTCACTGGCGGAAAAGTGGCTTGGGCAATTAACGTTGGATGAGAAAATCAGCTTGGTCGCGGGAAAAGATCTTTGGGGCACAAGCGCCGTTGAACGGCTCGGGATTCCATCGCTCTGCATGACTGATGGTCCTCATGGAGTGAGGAAGGAGCAGGATGGCACGCTGCTTGGCCTCAGCAAGCCGGCCACCTGTTTCCCGACTTCGTCCGGACTGGCCTCTTCCTGGAATGTGGAGCTGATGGAACAGATCGGCGTAAGCCTGGGAAAAGAATGCCGGCAACTGGGCGTTCAAATCTTGCTGGGACCCGGCATTAACATGAAGCGCTCGCCTCTGTGCGGCAGGAATTTCGAATATTATTCGGAAGATCCCTTCTTGGCGGGAGAAATGGCTGCGGCGTTCATCAGAGGGGTTCAGAGCCGGAACATCGGCACGTCATTGAAGCATTTTGCCTGCTACAATACCGAATTCGAGCGGATGACGATCAGTTCGGAAGTGGATGAACGAACGATGAGGGAGATCTATTTGGCTGCCTTTGAGCGTGTGGTCAAGAAAGCCGCGCCTTGGTCGATTATGAGCTCCTACAATAAAGTAAATGGAACCTATGCTTCGGAAAACCGGTTGCTGCTGACAGATATTCTTCGCGGGGAATGGAATTTTAGCGGGTTCGTGATGTCCGACTGGCTGGCGGTTAATGACCGGGTAAAAGCTCTTCAGGCCGGACTCGATTTGGAGATGCCAGGCCCTGCCCTGTCAAACGCCAAGCAGCTCAAAGAAGCCTTGCACTCGGGCGAGCTTACCGAGGAGACACTGGATGGGGCGGTTCTGAATGTACTGTCGGCCGTGGAGAAAAGCCTTCGGGGCACAGGGCCCGCTCCTGACAATCTTGACTGGAGCCTGGAGCAAGCCCACCGGCTTGCCCGGACAGCGGCCGAAGAGAGCATGGTGCTGCTCAAGAATGACAATCGTCTTCTGCCGCTTGAGCCATCCGGGCTGCCTTCAATCGCAATTATCGGAAGAAATGCGAAGTTCCCGTTAATTCAGGGGGGTGGAAGCTCCAGTATCAATCCGTCATTCTTGGAAATTCCTTTCGATGAGATTGTAAAAATACTGGACCCCGGGACGCAGATTATCTATGCGGATGGCTATGATGAGGATGGCGCGGACAACCAAGGGCTGATTTCTGAAGCGGTTCGTGCAGCTCTTCAGGCGGAGGTCGTCCTTCTGTTTGCGGGCAGCACGGAGCTTGAGGGAAACGACAGGGAGAACATGGATTTACCTGCCGGACATTCAGCGCTGCTGCAAGCTGTGGCATCTGTTCATAAATCCTGTGTTGTTGTGCTGAATAACGGGTCTGCCGTAGATATGCGCGGGTGGATCTCGGATGCGTCCGCCGTGCTTGAGGTATGGCTTCCCGGGCAGGCAGGCGGCAGTGCCTTGGCTCGTCTATTGTTCGGGGAGGCGAATCCTTCCGGTAAACTGGCGGAGACTTTTCCGGTGAAACTGTCAGACAATCCGTCTTATCTGAATTTTCCAGGCGACAACGGCAAGACGGTGTATGGCGAAGGATTATTTATCGGATACCGTTATTATGACCGCAAAGAGATTGAGCCGTTGTTTCCATTCGGGTATGGCTTGTCCTACACAAGCTTTGATTATACGGATCTTGAGGTTGTCCGGAAACCGGAAGAAGGCTGCTTCGCCGTGTCGGTCAAGGTAACGAATACCGGGAGCAGATGCGGGAAAGAAATTGTCCAGTTGTACGTATCCGACCCGGATTGCGAGCTGGTTCGCCCGGACCGGGAATTGAAGGGATTCGCTAAGGTTGAGCTCTCACCGGGTGAAACACAGACCGTTACACTGCAATTAGAAAAACGCGACTTCTCCTATTACCATCCGGCTGCCGGAGGCTGGACGGCCGACAGTGGAGACTTTGTTCTGTCCATTGGAGCTTCTTCGCGCGACATTCGCCTGTCCACGCGCGTTCATATTGAATTCATTCATATTGAATTCACTGGTAAGACCGAAATAACGCTTGACGCAAACAGCCTTCTGAAGCAGTGGCTTAAGACTGAGCGAGGCTTGCAGGCTGTCCGCTACTTGGCTGAGCATGTTGCGGAAGATGAGAACCTGAAAGAGACGATTCTGGCCGGGAAGCTGAGAGGCTTTTTCCTGGAGATGCCTTTGTGGAGATTTATCAAGCTTCTGTCCAAAGATGGAACGGCGGAGCGCTGGTCCGACCGGATGATGGAAGAGTTGTTCGGTCTATAG
- a CDS encoding isochorismatase family protein: MARIWDNYLDERDKRVYAKAGLGHAMGIGSRPALIIVDVQYGFTGDSPESIEESIQKYPTSCGESSWEAITHIKELLTAARQAGIPVFFTIIEGSRSAPNDRIAIKGNIFDHPELLEGAKGAQVVSELEPQYGEIVISKKKPSAFFGTPLISYLTARHVDSVIVTGCTTSGCVRASVIDAFSNNFKVIVPEECAFDRGIASHAINLFDMQQKYADVVPVAEVIAELKPLSV, from the coding sequence GTGGCGCGAATCTGGGACAACTATCTGGATGAACGGGACAAGAGGGTATATGCAAAGGCCGGTCTAGGCCATGCAATGGGCATCGGCAGCCGTCCGGCCCTGATTATTGTGGATGTGCAGTACGGATTCACCGGCGATTCACCGGAGAGTATCGAGGAATCCATTCAGAAATACCCGACGAGCTGCGGGGAAAGCAGCTGGGAAGCGATTACGCATATCAAGGAACTGCTGACGGCCGCAAGACAGGCCGGAATTCCGGTGTTCTTCACGATTATTGAGGGCAGCAGGTCCGCTCCGAATGACCGGATCGCCATTAAAGGCAACATTTTCGATCACCCCGAGCTGCTTGAAGGCGCAAAGGGAGCGCAGGTGGTCAGCGAGCTTGAGCCGCAATATGGCGAAATCGTCATCTCCAAAAAGAAGCCGAGCGCGTTCTTCGGAACGCCGCTGATATCATACCTGACGGCCCGCCATGTCGATTCGGTCATCGTGACGGGCTGTACGACAAGCGGCTGTGTGCGCGCTTCTGTCATTGATGCTTTTTCCAATAATTTTAAAGTCATTGTCCCGGAGGAATGCGCGTTTGACCGCGGCATTGCCTCTCATGCAATCAATCTCTTCGATATGCAGCAGAAATATGCGGATGTCGTGCCGGTAGCCGAAGTAATCGCGGAACTGAAACCATTGAGCGTTTAA
- a CDS encoding LacI family DNA-binding transcriptional regulator, whose protein sequence is MKVTIHDIAKMAGVSISTVSRVINNSKPVNEEVRIRVMEAIKQTQYRSGAPVGDGAKADSALIGVIAPQFSQTVLNDMVAGIESVSRLYGYELLIGLTDGTLESELDHLKRFGNIESLGIIFVGSMLERRHIQTIEAAGIPCIVIGQISNIPSIPSVHVDNITASYEAVTYLIQKGHRRIAMIRGIGDEGIGNDRYQGFRQAMSDAGLPLREDWVVKSKLSVDDGMNAMRKLAETGQMPSAVFCSTDWMAIGAMNYVLDQGMRIPEDIAVFGFDGSYLSSIFRPKLSTVEYSAAEIGMTATRNLIKMIKGASDIPQHSNVTHYLAIRESTN, encoded by the coding sequence ATGAAGGTAACGATTCATGATATTGCAAAAATGGCTGGAGTTTCCATCTCAACCGTCTCCAGAGTCATTAATAACAGCAAACCGGTAAACGAGGAAGTCCGGATAAGAGTGATGGAAGCCATCAAGCAGACCCAATACCGCTCCGGCGCTCCCGTAGGCGATGGCGCCAAGGCCGATTCCGCGCTGATCGGAGTTATTGCCCCCCAGTTCAGCCAGACGGTACTTAACGATATGGTGGCGGGCATTGAGTCGGTTTCCCGGCTGTACGGCTACGAGCTGCTCATCGGGCTGACCGATGGAACGCTTGAAAGCGAGCTGGATCATTTGAAAAGGTTCGGGAACATCGAGTCGCTGGGTATTATTTTTGTCGGCTCTATGCTGGAACGAAGGCATATCCAAACGATTGAAGCGGCGGGAATTCCCTGCATTGTAATCGGACAAATCTCAAATATTCCATCCATCCCTTCCGTTCATGTGGATAACATCACCGCCTCCTACGAAGCCGTCACCTATCTCATTCAAAAGGGGCACCGCCGCATCGCGATGATCCGTGGAATAGGCGACGAGGGCATTGGAAACGACCGCTACCAGGGATTTCGCCAGGCGATGAGCGATGCAGGACTTCCGCTCCGCGAGGACTGGGTTGTGAAGAGCAAGCTGTCCGTGGATGACGGGATGAACGCCATGCGCAAGCTGGCGGAAACCGGCCAAATGCCAAGCGCGGTATTCTGCTCAACGGACTGGATGGCGATCGGGGCGATGAATTATGTCTTGGATCAAGGCATGCGAATTCCGGAGGACATAGCTGTATTCGGGTTTGACGGCAGCTATCTGTCGTCCATCTTCCGTCCGAAGCTCTCTACGGTGGAGTATTCCGCAGCGGAAATCGGCATGACGGCTACCCGCAACCTGATCAAAATGATTAAGGGCGCTTCGGATATCCCGCAGCATTCCAATGTCACGCATTATCTGGCGATTCGCGAAAGCACGAACTAA
- a CDS encoding FAD binding domain-containing protein → MKPAAFDYYRPETLDEVLSLLDEFGYDAKILAGGQSLIPMMNMRLARPPVLIDINGVPGMTGIEVGDSEIVIGGLTRHYMVEHSAEIRDSCPMLAEGIKLIGHSQIRSRGTIGGSIVHADPTAELPVMLTALGGKVTVVSSEDERELTPEELFLTYMTTTIEPNEIVKSVHFPVIAERTGHAIEEFTLRSGDFAIIIAAASVTLDEEGLIESATLCIGGVDGVPVKLDDVTDELIGQAPSDELFAESCAPIVDMVEPEKDIHASVEYRKDLCVALSRRVLKKAADEAKLV, encoded by the coding sequence ATGAAACCCGCAGCGTTCGATTATTATAGACCGGAAACATTGGATGAAGTCTTATCTCTACTGGATGAGTTCGGATATGACGCCAAAATTTTGGCGGGAGGGCAAAGCCTGATTCCGATGATGAATATGCGGCTGGCCAGACCGCCGGTGCTGATTGATATTAACGGCGTTCCGGGCATGACCGGAATTGAAGTCGGCGACAGCGAGATTGTCATCGGGGGGCTGACCCGTCATTACATGGTGGAGCACTCCGCAGAGATTCGGGATAGCTGCCCGATGCTCGCGGAAGGCATCAAGCTGATCGGGCACTCGCAGATTCGCTCCCGTGGAACGATTGGCGGCAGCATCGTACACGCGGACCCTACGGCGGAGCTTCCGGTTATGCTGACGGCACTCGGCGGGAAAGTGACCGTTGTGTCGAGCGAAGATGAGCGGGAATTGACTCCGGAGGAACTGTTCCTGACCTATATGACGACAACGATTGAACCTAATGAAATTGTCAAATCCGTGCATTTTCCCGTCATTGCGGAACGGACAGGCCATGCGATTGAAGAGTTTACCCTGCGCAGCGGCGACTTCGCTATCATAATCGCCGCAGCCTCCGTTACGCTGGATGAGGAAGGTCTGATAGAGAGCGCTACGCTCTGCATCGGCGGAGTGGACGGCGTTCCGGTCAAGCTGGACGATGTCACTGACGAGCTGATCGGCCAAGCTCCGAGCGATGAATTGTTCGCGGAGAGCTGCGCCCCAATCGTGGATATGGTCGAGCCGGAGAAGGATATACACGCCAGCGTCGAGTACCGCAAGGATTTATGCGTGGCGTTAAGCCGCCGAGTGCTGAAAAAAGCCGCAGACGAAGCAAAACTGGTCTGA
- a CDS encoding SRPBCC family protein, translating to MEVQGEVKVKAGKEAVWKALNDPDVLKKATPGCNSITETEPDTYKADITIGIAAVRGSYEAEIKILDKDEPENYRLVMKANSPAGFIEGDARVELQSESDSVTIIKYDGTAQVGGLIAGVGQRILSGIGKMIVKDFFKKLAKEV from the coding sequence ATGGAGGTTCAAGGTGAAGTAAAGGTGAAAGCGGGAAAAGAAGCGGTGTGGAAGGCGCTTAACGATCCTGACGTACTGAAAAAGGCCACGCCGGGCTGCAATTCGATTACGGAGACGGAGCCGGATACGTACAAGGCCGATATTACGATCGGCATTGCAGCGGTGCGCGGCAGCTATGAGGCGGAGATTAAAATTCTCGACAAGGATGAGCCGGAGAATTACCGCCTTGTTATGAAGGCGAACAGTCCGGCCGGATTCATCGAAGGCGACGCCCGCGTTGAGCTTCAGTCCGAGAGCGATTCGGTGACGATTATCAAATATGACGGAACGGCCCAGGTGGGCGGCCTGATTGCCGGAGTGGGCCAGCGCATTCTGTCCGGGATCGGCAAGATGATTGTAAAAGACTTCTTCAAGAAGCTGGCGAAGGAAGTGTAA
- a CDS encoding xanthine dehydrogenase family protein molybdopterin-binding subunit yields MKYIGQSMKRKIDPRLTRGQGRYIADIHMDGALSAAFLRSTHAHAHITEIDLEQARNLPGVVAVFGPDEAADLPCLPVVFPNPNLISVTQRPLDRTVHHVGEPVAMVIAASRYIAEDAVGLIKIKYEKLPAVSFLEDAARPGAPLAHQHMESNLAMHINQSIGNAHEKMKEADVIVSHRFEIGRVSCLPIETRGLLAKWSHHQPEPMLEVYAATQSQHEMRKILSETFRISEHQVRVIAPDVGGAFGAKAPFYVEDMLVPWASLQVGAPVSWIEDRMEHMMSCIHEREQIHEATLGVTREGKIVAVIDKGLASTGAYVPWGVIVPIITSSLIPGPYRVTDYACEIDVFYTNTVPLAPYRGAGRPQAAMILNRLLDEAAHELNMDPLEIKRRNLIQADEFPYRTGLLSRDGKPQIYDSGNFPKLVETVQLEGEYARWRMLQEEYRKQGRNVGIGTVVCIENTGFGNYEGATVRVEDTGEVTVFTGAATQGQGHETSLAQVAAEVLDVPLEKVIVREGDTSLFPYGTGTFASRIATIAGNAVYKAAQKVKQHALRLAAHELNVPESALELAGGYIRKKDEPGIHITLGALSHAAKGGAPGKTYDLPTDPMLEATDYFAPEGAAITSMSDMAVVEVEPETLQIKVLHYLSVHDSGKLLNPLIVTGQYQGGISNGIGNALYEEIVYDREGQLLTSSLMDYLVPSSTEIPEMTIHHIETPSPLNPLGVKGAGESGSIPVLAVIQSAVQDALRHTGVKIHKIPVKPLYLKEQLSKAALEQGEVAIQ; encoded by the coding sequence ATGAAGTATATAGGTCAGTCCATGAAACGGAAAATTGATCCGCGATTGACCAGGGGACAGGGGCGATATATTGCCGATATTCATATGGACGGAGCGCTCAGCGCCGCTTTTCTGCGCAGCACGCATGCACATGCCCATATTACGGAAATCGACCTGGAGCAGGCGAGAAATCTGCCAGGGGTCGTAGCGGTATTCGGCCCGGATGAAGCGGCGGATCTCCCCTGCCTGCCTGTTGTATTTCCCAATCCCAATCTGATATCCGTTACCCAGCGGCCGCTTGACAGAACCGTTCACCATGTCGGCGAGCCGGTTGCCATGGTCATCGCGGCCTCCAGATATATAGCCGAAGACGCAGTAGGTCTGATCAAAATCAAATATGAGAAGCTCCCTGCCGTTTCCTTTCTGGAAGACGCCGCGCGTCCCGGAGCGCCACTCGCCCACCAGCATATGGAATCCAATCTGGCGATGCACATCAATCAGTCGATCGGCAATGCTCATGAAAAGATGAAGGAGGCCGATGTTATTGTCAGCCACCGGTTTGAAATCGGCCGGGTGAGCTGTCTGCCGATTGAGACGCGCGGGCTCCTCGCGAAGTGGAGCCATCACCAGCCGGAACCTATGCTGGAAGTGTACGCCGCGACGCAGAGCCAGCATGAAATGCGTAAAATTCTGTCGGAAACGTTCCGGATCTCGGAACACCAGGTCCGGGTCATTGCCCCGGATGTCGGAGGCGCTTTTGGCGCGAAGGCTCCGTTCTATGTGGAGGACATGCTCGTTCCGTGGGCCTCGCTTCAGGTGGGCGCTCCGGTGAGCTGGATCGAGGACCGGATGGAGCATATGATGAGCTGCATCCATGAGCGCGAACAGATTCACGAGGCGACGCTCGGCGTAACCCGGGAGGGTAAGATTGTAGCGGTAATCGATAAAGGTCTGGCGAGTACGGGCGCATACGTACCTTGGGGCGTGATTGTTCCCATCATTACCTCTTCGCTGATCCCCGGCCCGTACCGCGTGACCGACTATGCCTGCGAAATCGACGTCTTCTATACAAATACGGTTCCGCTCGCGCCGTACCGGGGAGCGGGAAGACCGCAGGCGGCCATGATTCTGAACCGCTTGCTGGATGAAGCGGCCCATGAGTTGAATATGGACCCGCTTGAAATTAAACGCCGCAATCTGATTCAGGCGGATGAATTTCCGTACCGCACCGGTCTACTGTCAAGAGACGGGAAGCCCCAGATTTACGATAGCGGCAATTTTCCCAAGCTTGTAGAAACCGTACAATTGGAAGGGGAGTACGCGCGGTGGCGCATGCTTCAGGAGGAGTACAGGAAGCAAGGCAGAAATGTCGGAATCGGAACGGTCGTCTGTATCGAGAACACCGGCTTCGGCAATTATGAAGGGGCGACCGTCCGCGTGGAGGATACGGGCGAAGTGACGGTGTTTACAGGCGCCGCCACCCAGGGGCAGGGGCATGAAACGTCTCTGGCCCAGGTTGCGGCGGAAGTGCTGGATGTCCCGCTTGAGAAGGTGATCGTCCGGGAAGGCGACACGAGCCTCTTTCCGTACGGCACCGGCACATTCGCCAGCAGGATTGCGACCATTGCGGGCAACGCAGTGTACAAGGCTGCCCAGAAGGTGAAGCAGCATGCGCTCCGGCTCGCTGCGCATGAGCTGAATGTACCGGAAAGCGCACTTGAATTGGCGGGCGGGTATATCCGCAAAAAAGACGAGCCCGGTATACACATTACACTGGGAGCCCTGTCCCATGCGGCGAAGGGGGGCGCTCCGGGGAAAACCTATGATCTTCCAACCGACCCGATGCTGGAGGCAACCGATTATTTTGCTCCCGAGGGTGCGGCCATTACGTCGATGTCCGATATGGCTGTCGTCGAGGTGGAACCCGAGACGCTGCAAATCAAGGTTTTGCATTATTTATCGGTTCACGACAGCGGCAAGCTGCTTAATCCGCTGATTGTGACCGGGCAGTATCAGGGCGGCATATCGAATGGAATCGGCAACGCCTTATATGAAGAAATTGTCTACGACCGGGAAGGGCAGCTTCTTACGAGCAGCCTGATGGATTATCTCGTCCCTTCTTCCACAGAAATTCCGGAAATGACGATTCATCATATTGAAACGCCGTCTCCGCTGAATCCGCTAGGAGTCAAAGGAGCAGGGGAAAGCGGGTCGATACCGGTTCTCGCCGTCATTCAGTCGGCCGTTCAGGATGCGCTGCGGCACACGGGCGTCAAAATTCATAAAATACCGGTTAAACCTTTGTATCTGAAGGAGCAATTGAGCAAAGCGGCGTTGGAACAAGGTGAAGTTGCCATTCAATAA
- a CDS encoding (2Fe-2S)-binding protein produces MTEKTAESSRLKTITLKVNQKEYTVDVEPRMLLSDVLRDELRLTGTHVGCEHGVCGACTIMMDGRPVRSCLVFGVQADQADIVTVEGLESQDGELHPLQNGFWEKHGLQCGFCTPGMLMTACHLLEHNPDPSREEIREAISGNLCRCTGYQGIVDAVEYAAKEMRERAE; encoded by the coding sequence ATGACGGAAAAAACCGCAGAATCGAGCCGGTTGAAGACGATAACGTTGAAGGTCAACCAGAAGGAATATACGGTTGATGTGGAGCCTCGCATGCTGCTGTCCGATGTCCTGCGCGACGAACTGAGGCTTACGGGAACGCATGTAGGCTGTGAGCACGGCGTATGCGGAGCCTGTACGATTATGATGGACGGTCGGCCCGTCCGGTCCTGTCTCGTGTTCGGCGTTCAAGCGGATCAGGCGGACATCGTGACCGTTGAAGGACTGGAAAGCCAGGACGGGGAGCTTCATCCGCTGCAAAATGGCTTCTGGGAAAAGCACGGACTGCAATGCGGATTTTGCACGCCGGGCATGCTGATGACGGCTTGTCACCTGCTGGAGCATAATCCGGACCCGAGCCGTGAGGAAATCCGCGAAGCGATCTCCGGCAACTTGTGCCGCTGTACAGGATATCAGGGGATTGTCGATGCGGTGGAATACGCGGCTAAAGAAATGAGGGAAAGGGCGGAGTGA
- a CDS encoding xanthine dehydrogenase family protein molybdopterin-binding subunit, producing the protein MSIGASLKRLEDYNLVTGRGQYVGDLQFPDQCEAVIIRSPHAHAIIRSIDAEEARGLDGVLLILTASDLPDDLRPIPMRLSPDPILEKALQYPLAKDRVRYVGDPVAVIVAKNRYVAEDAADFIHIEYEVLPPVTDAVQSLEPGAPILHPDAGTNEMYLIHGRKGEAAERLKTCEHVLEEELYVQRHSGIPMETRGLLALCDEDERLTVYGAAKVVHFNHQLMARLLNKNIDEIRLVETDCGGGFGPRGEFYPEDYLIPFAAIQLKRPVRWIEDRLEHFKATNHSREQKHRVTVGFDGDGRIYALRDEIFFDQGGYIRTHGTTVPSLTQAMFPGPYDFSDIEIVTHLVLTNKTPVGTYRGPGRFEGTFVRERVIDMVAAHLKLDPTIVRERNYIRPEQMPYSNGLSALGQVIEYDSGDYAETLDRARKFMGWEQFAGKQSRARQEGRFIGLGFASFVEKSGFGPWEFAEVEMRPDGRVICKTGLTEVGQGITTTLAQICSDQLGIPYSDVSVVHGDTALVEKGNGSFATRGAVVGGSAAWHAAGLLKEKLLKVAAEQLKVPVDMLALKDGGVVYAEAGQAAMPLEELLTICSDLGISLCEKYTFHIEHMTYPYGCHAAEVELDPDTGALQILKYYIAYDLGKAINPMLVEGQLIGGMAQGLGGAMYENLKYDEIGQLVSGSFMDYLIPTSMEVPEVTTEILENYPSPLNPLGVKGAGEGGTVAVAPAIANAIVNALQEYAIPFTSLPLRPERIREALKQMKPER; encoded by the coding sequence ATGTCGATTGGGGCAAGTCTGAAACGGCTGGAGGATTATAATCTCGTAACGGGCAGAGGGCAATATGTCGGCGATCTGCAATTTCCGGATCAATGCGAAGCCGTGATCATCCGGTCCCCGCATGCGCATGCGATCATTCGTTCCATCGACGCGGAAGAGGCCCGTGGTCTTGACGGGGTGCTCCTGATTCTGACGGCGTCCGACCTGCCGGACGACCTGCGTCCGATCCCGATGCGGCTCTCTCCGGACCCGATCCTTGAAAAGGCTCTGCAATATCCGCTGGCAAAAGACCGCGTCCGTTACGTGGGCGACCCAGTGGCCGTTATTGTGGCGAAGAACCGCTATGTAGCCGAGGACGCTGCGGATTTCATCCATATCGAATATGAAGTGCTGCCTCCGGTTACGGATGCGGTTCAATCGCTGGAGCCGGGGGCGCCGATCCTTCATCCCGATGCGGGTACGAATGAAATGTACCTGATTCACGGCAGGAAGGGAGAGGCGGCGGAGCGGCTGAAGACGTGCGAGCATGTGCTGGAGGAGGAGCTTTACGTACAGCGGCACTCCGGCATTCCGATGGAAACGAGAGGGCTGCTTGCGCTATGCGATGAGGACGAGCGGCTGACGGTATACGGAGCCGCGAAGGTTGTCCATTTCAATCATCAGCTGATGGCCCGGCTGCTGAACAAGAATATAGACGAAATCCGGCTGGTTGAAACGGATTGCGGCGGCGGCTTCGGGCCGCGCGGCGAATTTTACCCGGAAGACTATTTAATTCCGTTCGCCGCCATACAGCTGAAGCGTCCGGTCAGGTGGATCGAGGACCGTCTGGAACATTTCAAAGCGACCAACCACTCCAGAGAACAGAAGCACCGGGTAACGGTCGGCTTTGACGGCGACGGACGGATTTATGCGCTGCGGGATGAAATCTTCTTCGACCAGGGCGGGTATATCCGCACGCATGGCACGACCGTGCCGTCTTTAACCCAGGCCATGTTCCCAGGGCCATACGATTTCAGCGACATTGAAATCGTAACGCATTTGGTATTGACCAACAAGACGCCGGTTGGAACGTACCGGGGGCCGGGACGTTTCGAGGGGACGTTTGTCCGCGAGCGGGTCATCGACATGGTCGCTGCGCATTTGAAGCTGGACCCCACCATAGTCAGGGAACGAAATTACATTCGTCCCGAACAGATGCCCTACAGCAACGGGCTGTCCGCACTCGGTCAAGTCATTGAATATGACAGCGGCGACTATGCCGAGACACTTGACCGCGCCCGGAAGTTCATGGGCTGGGAGCAGTTTGCCGGGAAGCAGTCCAGGGCCAGGCAGGAAGGTCGCTTTATCGGCCTCGGCTTTGCCTCCTTTGTGGAAAAGTCGGGCTTTGGCCCGTGGGAGTTTGCCGAGGTGGAGATGCGGCCGGACGGCCGGGTGATTTGCAAGACCGGTCTGACGGAGGTCGGTCAGGGGATTACAACGACACTGGCGCAAATTTGCAGCGATCAGCTTGGTATTCCTTACAGCGATGTCAGCGTCGTTCACGGCGATACCGCGCTTGTGGAGAAGGGCAACGGCTCATTCGCCACGCGCGGAGCGGTTGTTGGCGGATCGGCCGCCTGGCACGCGGCCGGATTGCTGAAAGAGAAGCTGCTGAAGGTTGCGGCCGAGCAGCTTAAGGTTCCGGTGGACATGCTCGCCCTCAAGGACGGGGGCGTGGTGTATGCCGAAGCGGGGCAGGCCGCTATGCCGCTGGAAGAATTACTGACGATTTGCTCGGACCTTGGCATTTCGCTGTGTGAGAAATACACGTTCCATATCGAGCATATGACTTATCCTTACGGCTGCCACGCTGCCGAAGTGGAGCTTGATCCCGACACAGGGGCGCTGCAAATTTTGAAATATTATATTGCCTATGATCTTGGCAAGGCGATCAACCCGATGCTTGTGGAGGGCCAGCTCATTGGCGGAATGGCCCAGGGACTCGGAGGCGCCATGTACGAGAATCTGAAATATGATGAAATCGGACAGCTTGTGTCCGGCAGCTTCATGGATTATCTGATTCCAACCTCAATGGAAGTGCCGGAGGTCACCACCGAGATTCTGGAGAACTATCCTTCGCCGCTGAACCCGCTAGGGGTAAAGGGCGCGGGAGAAGGCGGAACGGTAGCCGTAGCCCCCGCGATTGCCAATGCGATCGTAAACGCGCTGCAGGAATACGCTATTCCGTTTACGTCTCTGCCCCTTCGGCCCGAACGCATTCGCGAGGCACTCAAACAAATGAAGCCGGAGAGGTGA
- a CDS encoding DsrE family protein — MAKILIHLTHGPEAPTQADRAFLIAKTAIQEGHFVSMFLAGSAVQLLRDDILDSVIGVGDGVTTVRESYDAIIGGGGAIYLSRISCGARGMTEKELSGKQVQLAEPNVLVRLTVDHDRVITYG, encoded by the coding sequence ATGGCCAAAATTTTAATTCATCTTACGCATGGACCTGAAGCGCCGACTCAGGCCGATCGGGCGTTTCTTATCGCCAAGACCGCCATTCAGGAAGGACATTTCGTCTCCATGTTTCTTGCAGGGAGCGCCGTTCAGCTTCTGCGTGACGATATCCTGGACAGTGTGATCGGAGTGGGAGACGGCGTGACGACCGTACGTGAATCCTATGATGCAATTATTGGAGGCGGAGGGGCCATTTATCTCTCCCGGATATCCTGCGGCGCGCGGGGGATGACGGAGAAGGAGCTGAGTGGCAAGCAGGTCCAGCTTGCAGAACCGAATGTGCTGGTGCGTCTGACCGTCGATCATGACCGGGTTATTACCTACGGATAA